The following is a genomic window from Caldicellulosiruptor danielii.
AAAGCTTTTAAACAGGAAGGGCTAAAGACTGTGCTTGTCACAAACGGGTATTTGAACGAGGAGCCGCTTCAAGAGCTTCTTGAAGTGATAGATAGCGCAAATATTGATGTGAAAGCTTTTAATGATGAGTTTTATAAAAAGGTTTGCAGCGGGGATTTAGAGACGGTAAAAAGGTTTGTGGAAGTTTGTGCAAAAAAAATTCATATTGAAATAACAACACTCATTATACCAACGTTAAATGATAGGGATGAAGAAATAGAAAATCTTGCAAAGTGGATTGCATCAATTGATGATAGAATTCCACTACACCTTACAAGATATTTTCCAAGATACAAGATGACTCTTCCGCCAACTCCAAAAGAGACATTAATGAGACTAAGAGAGGTTGCTAAAAAGTATCTTGTGAATGTGTATCTTGGTAATATTTAGAAAATAGTGGGGGAGAAAGGTTTGCTTAAGGATTTTTCTTTTTATCTTCAGGAGTTTTTGAGAAACGTAACACTGATCAAGGTTTCGCCGTTTGATATTATTGACATTGCAATTGTGTCGTTTGTGATATACAAAATAATTGTGTGGATAAAAGACACAAGAGCGTATCAGCTCATAAAAGGAATAGCGGTCCTAATTGTAATAACACAGGTGAGCAAATGGCTGAATCTCAATGTCATAAACTGGCTTTTGACAAATACACTATCTTATGGTGTTCTGGCACTTTTGATTGTTTTTCAGCCGGAACTAAGACGTGCTTTAGAGGAGATTGGAAGAAGCAAAATCTGGGGCAAGTTTTTGTGGCTTGGTCCTGATGAGGAAATGGCAATAAAGTGGCAAAACAGCGTTGAAGAAATCATAAAGGCTGTGATGTATCTTTCAAAAAACA
Proteins encoded in this region:
- the amrS gene encoding AmmeMemoRadiSam system radical SAM enzyme, with the translated sequence MVEARYYEKLEGKKVRCKLCPHGCILSQGSTGFCRARKNVDGKLYSLNYGYISSIAFDPIEKKPLYHFYPGSSILSIGTFGCSFRCLHCQNFEISQLTPNVFEVEIEKLIALAKKDPKCIGIAFTYNEPTIWFEYVMDVAKAFKQEGLKTVLVTNGYLNEEPLQELLEVIDSANIDVKAFNDEFYKKVCSGDLETVKRFVEVCAKKIHIEITTLIIPTLNDRDEEIENLAKWIASIDDRIPLHLTRYFPRYKMTLPPTPKETLMRLREVAKKYLVNVYLGNI